A region of Pseudomonas putida DNA encodes the following proteins:
- the atpB gene encoding F0F1 ATP synthase subunit A: MAAETASGYIQHHLQNLTYGQLPDGSWGFAHSAAEAKAMGFWAFHLDTLGWSVALGLIFLFIFRMAAKKATSGQPGGLQNFVEVMVDFVNGSVKDSFHGRSPVIAPLALTIFVWVFLMNAVDLVPVDWIPQLAILISGDPHIPFRAVSTTDPNATLAMAFSVFALIIFYSIKVKGLGGFIGELTLHPFGSKNIFVQALLIPVNFLLEFVTLIAKPISLALRLFGNMYAGELVFILIAVMFGSGLLWLSGLGVVLQWAWAVFHILIITLQAFIFMMLTIVYLSMAHEDNH; encoded by the coding sequence ATGGCAGCAGAAACCGCTTCGGGCTATATCCAGCACCACTTGCAGAACCTGACCTACGGTCAACTACCAGACGGCAGCTGGGGCTTCGCCCATTCGGCTGCAGAAGCCAAGGCAATGGGCTTCTGGGCGTTCCACCTGGACACCCTGGGCTGGTCCGTTGCGCTGGGTCTGATCTTCCTGTTCATCTTCCGCATGGCGGCGAAGAAGGCGACCTCCGGCCAACCCGGCGGTCTGCAGAACTTCGTCGAAGTGATGGTCGACTTCGTCAACGGCAGCGTGAAGGACTCCTTCCACGGCCGTAGCCCGGTGATCGCCCCGCTGGCGCTGACCATCTTCGTCTGGGTATTCCTGATGAACGCCGTCGACCTGGTACCGGTCGACTGGATTCCTCAGCTGGCCATCCTGATCTCCGGTGATCCGCACATTCCGTTCCGCGCCGTGTCGACCACCGACCCGAACGCGACCCTGGCCATGGCCTTCAGCGTCTTCGCCCTGATCATCTTCTACAGCATCAAGGTCAAGGGCCTGGGCGGCTTCATCGGCGAGCTGACCCTGCACCCGTTCGGCAGCAAGAACATCTTTGTTCAGGCCCTGCTGATCCCGGTGAACTTCCTGCTGGAATTCGTCACCCTGATCGCTAAGCCGATCTCGCTGGCCCTGCGTCTGTTCGGCAACATGTATGCCGGCGAGCTGGTGTTCATCCTGATCGCCGTCATGTTCGGCTCCGGCCTGCTGTGGCTGAGCGGCCTGGGTGTGGTGCTGCAATGGGCGTGGGCTGTGTTCCACATCCTGATCATCACCCTGCAAGCTTTCATCTTCATGATGCTGACCATCGTCTACCTGTCGATGGCGCACGAAGATAACCATTAA
- a CDS encoding F0F1 ATP synthase subunit I produces MEIRTPNRLPFHRWAVFPVLLTQCVVLLLATLVLWQWKGTVSGYSGLCGGLIAWLPNVYFAWKAFRFSGARAAQAIVKSFYAGEAGKMILTAVLFALTFAGVKPLAPLAVFGVFLLTLMVSWFAPLLMNKRLSRP; encoded by the coding sequence ATGGAAATCCGCACGCCAAACCGCTTGCCTTTCCATCGCTGGGCGGTTTTTCCGGTACTGCTCACTCAATGTGTAGTACTTCTGCTGGCAACCTTGGTGTTGTGGCAGTGGAAAGGGACGGTCAGTGGATACTCAGGTCTCTGCGGAGGTTTGATTGCCTGGCTACCCAATGTGTACTTCGCCTGGAAGGCATTTCGCTTCAGCGGAGCCCGGGCAGCGCAGGCCATCGTCAAGTCGTTCTACGCTGGCGAGGCAGGCAAAATGATTTTGACGGCAGTGTTGTTTGCACTGACCTTCGCAGGAGTGAAGCCATTGGCGCCGTTAGCAGTATTCGGCGTCTTCCTGCTGACCCTAATGGTCAGCTGGTTCGCGCCACTGCTAATGAATAAAAGACTTTCGAGACCTTAG
- the atpA gene encoding F0F1 ATP synthase subunit alpha, with the protein MQQLNPSEISEIIKGRIDNLDVSSQARNEGTVVSVSDGIVRIHGLADVMYGEMIEFPGGVYGMALNLEQDSVGAVILGAYDTLAEGMSAKCTGRILEVPVGKELLGRVVDALGNPIDGKGPLGNTQTDAVEKVAPGVIWRKSVDQPVQTGYKSVDAMIPVGRGQRELIIGDRQIGKTAMAIDAIINQKDSGIFCVYVAVGQKRSTVANIVRKLEENGALANTIVVVASASESAALQFLAPYAGCTMGEFFRDRGEDALIVYDDLSKQAVAYRQISLLLRRPPGREAYPGDVFYLHSRLLERASRVSEEYVEKFTNGAVTGKTGSLTALPIIETQAGDVSAFVPTNVISITDGQIFLESAMFNSGIRPAVNAGVSVSRVGGAAQTKIIKKLSGGIRTALAQYRELAAFAQFASDLDEATRKQLEHGQRVTELMKQKQYAPMSIADMALSLYAAERGFLTDVEVSKIGSFEQALIAFFNRDHAELMAKINVKGDFNDEIDAGLKAGIEKFKATQTW; encoded by the coding sequence ATGCAGCAACTCAATCCTTCCGAAATTAGTGAAATCATCAAGGGCCGCATCGACAACCTCGATGTGAGCTCCCAAGCCCGTAACGAAGGTACCGTTGTTTCGGTTTCCGACGGTATCGTGCGGATCCACGGTCTGGCCGACGTCATGTACGGCGAAATGATCGAGTTCCCTGGCGGCGTCTACGGCATGGCCCTGAACCTGGAGCAAGACTCCGTAGGTGCAGTGATCCTGGGTGCCTATGACACCCTCGCCGAAGGCATGAGCGCCAAGTGCACCGGCCGCATCCTGGAAGTTCCAGTTGGTAAGGAACTGCTGGGTCGCGTCGTCGACGCGCTGGGCAACCCGATCGACGGCAAAGGTCCTCTGGGCAACACCCAGACCGACGCGGTCGAGAAAGTAGCTCCAGGCGTGATCTGGCGTAAGTCGGTAGACCAGCCTGTACAGACTGGCTACAAATCCGTCGACGCCATGATCCCTGTCGGCCGTGGCCAGCGTGAGCTGATCATCGGTGACCGTCAGATCGGCAAGACCGCCATGGCCATCGACGCCATCATCAACCAGAAAGACTCCGGTATTTTCTGTGTTTATGTTGCTGTCGGCCAGAAGCGTTCCACCGTTGCCAACATCGTTCGCAAGCTGGAAGAAAACGGCGCCCTGGCCAACACCATCGTGGTGGTTGCCAGTGCTTCGGAATCCGCCGCACTGCAATTCCTGGCGCCATACGCCGGTTGCACCATGGGCGAGTTCTTCCGTGACCGCGGTGAAGACGCACTGATCGTTTACGATGACCTGTCCAAGCAGGCCGTTGCCTACCGTCAGATCTCCCTGCTGCTGCGCCGTCCACCAGGACGTGAAGCGTACCCAGGCGACGTGTTCTATCTCCACTCCCGTCTGCTGGAGCGTGCATCGCGCGTTTCGGAAGAGTACGTCGAGAAGTTCACCAACGGTGCTGTCACTGGCAAAACCGGTTCCCTGACCGCGCTGCCGATCATCGAAACCCAGGCTGGCGACGTTTCCGCGTTCGTTCCGACCAACGTGATTTCGATCACCGACGGTCAGATCTTCCTGGAATCGGCCATGTTCAACTCGGGCATCCGCCCTGCAGTGAACGCCGGTGTTTCGGTATCCCGCGTAGGTGGTGCCGCTCAGACCAAGATCATCAAGAAGCTGTCCGGTGGTATTCGTACCGCGCTGGCTCAGTACCGTGAACTGGCTGCATTCGCCCAGTTCGCGTCCGATCTGGACGAAGCGACCCGCAAGCAGCTGGAGCATGGTCAGCGCGTTACCGAGCTGATGAAGCAAAAGCAGTACGCGCCGATGTCCATCGCGGACATGGCCCTGTCGCTGTACGCCGCTGAGCGTGGCTTCCTGACTGACGTAGAAGTCTCCAAGATCGGCAGCTTCGAGCAAGCACTGATCGCCTTCTTCAACCGTGATCACGCTGAACTGATGGCGAAGATCAACGTGAAGGGTGACTTCAACGACGAAATCGATGCAGGCCTGAAAGCCGGTATCGAGAAGTTCAAGGCCACCCAGACCTGGTAA
- the atpE gene encoding F0F1 ATP synthase subunit C, which produces METVVGLTAIAVALLIGLGALGTAIGFGLLGGKFLEGAARQPEMVPMLQVKMFIVAGLLDAVTMIGVGIALFFTFANPFVGQIAG; this is translated from the coding sequence ATGGAAACTGTAGTTGGTCTGACCGCTATCGCTGTTGCTCTGCTGATCGGCCTGGGTGCTCTGGGTACCGCCATTGGTTTCGGCCTGCTGGGCGGCAAATTCCTGGAAGGCGCTGCGCGTCAACCAGAAATGGTTCCGATGCTGCAGGTTAAAATGTTCATCGTTGCCGGTCTGCTCGACGCCGTAACCATGATCGGTGTTGGTATCGCTCTGTTCTTCACCTTCGCGAATCCGTTCGTTGGTCAGATCGCCGGCTAA
- a CDS encoding ParB/RepB/Spo0J family partition protein — protein sequence MAVKKRGLGRGLDALLSGPSVSALEEQAVKIDQKELQHLPVELIQRGKYQPRRDMDPVALEELAHSIRTHGVMQPIVVRPVGDNRYEIIAGERRWRATQQAGLDTVPAMVREVPDETAIAMALIENIQREDLNPLEEALALQRLQQEFELTQQQVADAVGKSRVTVANLLRLITLPEAIKTMLAHGDLEMGHARALLGLEENRQEEGARHVVARGLTVRQTEALVRQWLSDKPDPVEPSTPDPDIARLEQRLAERLGSAVQIRHGNKGKGQLVIRYNSLDELQGVLAHIR from the coding sequence ATGGCCGTTAAGAAACGGGGTCTCGGACGTGGGTTGGATGCACTGCTCAGTGGTCCTTCCGTCAGCGCGCTCGAAGAGCAGGCTGTCAAGATCGACCAGAAGGAACTGCAACACCTGCCGGTCGAGCTGATTCAGCGTGGCAAGTACCAGCCGCGTCGCGACATGGACCCGGTGGCGCTGGAAGAGCTCGCGCACTCGATTCGCACCCATGGCGTGATGCAGCCCATCGTGGTGCGCCCAGTGGGCGACAACCGCTACGAGATCATCGCCGGTGAGCGCCGTTGGCGCGCCACCCAGCAGGCTGGCCTGGACACCGTCCCGGCCATGGTCCGCGAAGTGCCTGACGAAACGGCCATCGCCATGGCGCTGATCGAGAACATCCAGCGCGAAGACCTCAACCCCCTGGAAGAGGCCCTCGCCCTGCAGCGCCTGCAGCAGGAGTTCGAACTGACCCAGCAGCAGGTGGCGGATGCCGTGGGCAAGTCGCGGGTTACCGTGGCCAACTTGTTGCGCCTGATCACGCTGCCCGAAGCGATCAAGACCATGCTCGCCCATGGCGACCTGGAAATGGGTCATGCCCGCGCTTTGCTCGGCCTTGAAGAGAATCGTCAGGAGGAGGGGGCGCGTCATGTTGTCGCACGTGGCCTCACCGTGCGCCAAACCGAAGCACTGGTGCGTCAGTGGCTCAGCGACAAGCCTGATCCGGTCGAACCGAGCACACCTGATCCGGATATCGCACGCCTTGAACAGCGGCTCGCAGAGCGCCTGGGCTCGGCCGTGCAGATCCGTCATGGCAACAAGGGCAAAGGGCAGTTGGTTATTCGCTATAACTCGCTTGACGAGTTGCAAGGCGTCCTTGCTCACATCCGCTGA
- a CDS encoding F0F1 ATP synthase subunit delta encodes MAELTTLARPYAKAAFEHAQAHQQLANWSAMLGLAAAVSQDDTMQRLLKAPRLTSAEKAATFIDVCGDKFNAQAQNFLHVAAENDRLLLLPEIAALFDLYKAEQEKSVDVEVTSAFALNQEQQDKLAKVLSARLGQEVRLHASEDASLIGGVVIRAGDLVIDGSVRGKIAKLAEALKS; translated from the coding sequence ATGGCAGAACTGACCACGTTGGCCCGACCTTACGCTAAGGCTGCCTTTGAGCATGCCCAGGCCCATCAGCAACTGGCCAATTGGTCAGCCATGCTCGGCCTGGCTGCTGCGGTGTCGCAAGACGACACCATGCAGCGCCTGCTCAAGGCCCCGCGACTGACGAGCGCAGAAAAGGCCGCCACGTTCATTGACGTGTGCGGTGACAAGTTCAATGCACAGGCACAGAATTTCCTTCATGTTGCCGCGGAAAACGACCGTCTCCTGCTTCTGCCGGAGATTGCCGCTCTGTTCGACCTGTACAAGGCCGAGCAAGAGAAATCCGTGGACGTGGAAGTCACCAGTGCCTTCGCGTTGAACCAAGAACAGCAAGACAAACTCGCCAAGGTTCTCAGTGCACGGTTAGGCCAGGAAGTGCGCCTGCACGCGTCGGAGGATGCCAGCCTGATTGGCGGCGTCGTCATCCGCGCTGGTGACCTGGTAATCGATGGCTCTGTTCGCGGCAAAATCGCGAAACTGGCCGAAGCATTGAAATCTTGA
- a CDS encoding F0F1 ATP synthase subunit B, whose translation MNINATLIGQSVAFLIFVLFCMKYVWPPVITALQERQKKIADGLDAANRAARDLELAQEKAGQQLREAKAQAAEIIEQSKKRAAQLVEEARDQARVEADRVKAQALAEIEQELNSAKDALRAQVGALAVGGAEKILGATIDQNAHAELVNKLAAEI comes from the coding sequence GTGAACATTAATGCAACCCTGATTGGCCAATCCGTTGCTTTCCTGATTTTTGTACTCTTCTGCATGAAGTACGTATGGCCTCCGGTCATCACTGCTCTGCAAGAGCGCCAAAAGAAGATTGCCGATGGCTTGGACGCTGCCAACCGCGCAGCTCGCGACCTGGAGCTGGCCCAAGAGAAAGCGGGTCAGCAACTGCGTGAAGCTAAAGCGCAGGCAGCCGAAATCATTGAGCAAAGCAAGAAACGCGCTGCTCAGCTTGTCGAGGAAGCCCGTGACCAGGCCCGCGTCGAAGCTGACCGTGTGAAGGCTCAGGCTCTGGCCGAGATCGAACAGGAACTGAACAGCGCTAAAGACGCTCTGCGTGCCCAAGTGGGTGCTCTGGCCGTTGGCGGTGCTGAAAAGATCCTTGGCGCCACAATCGATCAAAACGCGCATGCGGAGCTGGTTAACAAACTGGCCGCTGAAATTTAA
- the mnmG gene encoding tRNA uridine-5-carboxymethylaminomethyl(34) synthesis enzyme MnmG — protein MDFPSRFEVIVIGGGHAGTEAALASARMGVKTLLLTHNVETLGHMSCNPAIGGIGKSHLVKEIDALGGAMALATDKSGIQFRVLNNRKGPAVRATRAQADRAIYKAVVREILENQPNLWIFQQSCDDLIVEQDQVKGVVTQMGLRFFAESVVLTTGTFLGGLIHIGLQNHSGGRAGDPPSIALAHRMRELPLRVGRLKTGTPPRIDGRSVDFSVMTEQPGDTPIPVMSFMGNAQMHPRQVSCWITHTNARTHEIIASNLDRSPMYSGVIEGVGPRYCPSIEDKIHRFADKESHQVFIEPEGLTTHELYPNGISTSLPFDVQLELVRSIRGMENAHIVRPGYAIEYDYFDPRDLKYSLETKVIGGLFFAGQINGTTGYEEAGAQGLLAGTNAALRAQGRESWCPRRDEAYIGVLVDDLITLGTQEPYRMFTSRAEYRLILREDNADLRLTEKGRELGLIDDDRWAAFCAKRDGIEREEQRLKSTWVRPNTPQGQAVVDKFGTPLSHEYSLLNLLARPEIDYAGLIEATGGEEIDPQVAEQVEIKTKYAGYIDRQQDEIARLRASEDTRLPVDIDYTTISGLSKEIQGKLGQTRPETLGQASRIPGVTPAAISLLLIHLKKRGAGRELEQSA, from the coding sequence GTGGATTTCCCTTCCCGTTTTGAAGTGATCGTCATCGGCGGCGGCCATGCCGGTACCGAGGCTGCGCTTGCGTCTGCACGCATGGGTGTCAAAACCCTGCTGTTGACCCATAACGTGGAAACCCTCGGTCACATGAGCTGCAACCCCGCGATTGGCGGTATTGGCAAAAGCCATCTGGTCAAAGAGATCGATGCGCTCGGCGGTGCCATGGCATTGGCCACCGACAAGAGCGGCATCCAGTTCCGCGTTTTGAACAACCGCAAAGGCCCGGCCGTACGCGCCACCCGAGCGCAAGCTGACCGCGCCATCTACAAGGCAGTGGTTCGCGAAATCCTGGAAAACCAGCCCAACCTGTGGATATTCCAGCAGTCCTGTGACGACCTGATCGTCGAGCAGGACCAGGTCAAAGGTGTGGTGACCCAGATGGGCCTGCGGTTCTTCGCCGAATCCGTGGTGCTGACTACTGGTACCTTCCTCGGTGGCCTTATCCACATTGGCCTGCAGAACCATTCCGGCGGTCGCGCCGGCGATCCACCTTCGATTGCCCTGGCGCACCGCATGCGTGAACTGCCGCTGCGCGTGGGCCGTTTGAAAACCGGGACCCCGCCGCGTATCGATGGCCGGTCGGTGGACTTCTCGGTCATGACCGAACAACCGGGCGACACTCCGATCCCGGTCATGTCGTTCATGGGCAATGCCCAGATGCATCCGCGCCAGGTGAGCTGCTGGATTACCCACACCAACGCCCGCACCCATGAAATCATCGCGTCGAACCTCGACCGTTCGCCGATGTACTCGGGTGTGATCGAAGGCGTAGGCCCGCGCTACTGCCCGTCGATCGAAGACAAGATCCACCGCTTCGCCGACAAGGAAAGCCATCAGGTGTTCATCGAGCCAGAAGGCCTGACCACCCATGAGCTATACCCCAACGGTATTTCGACTTCGCTGCCGTTCGACGTGCAGCTGGAGCTCGTGCGTTCGATCCGCGGCATGGAAAACGCACACATCGTGCGCCCAGGCTATGCCATCGAATATGACTACTTCGACCCGCGTGACCTGAAGTACAGCCTCGAGACCAAAGTCATCGGCGGCCTGTTCTTCGCTGGCCAGATCAACGGCACCACCGGTTACGAAGAGGCCGGTGCACAAGGCCTGTTGGCCGGTACCAACGCCGCACTGCGTGCGCAAGGCCGCGAAAGCTGGTGCCCGCGCCGCGACGAGGCGTACATCGGGGTACTGGTCGACGACCTGATCACCCTGGGTACCCAGGAGCCGTACCGCATGTTCACTTCGCGCGCCGAATACCGGCTGATCCTGCGTGAGGACAACGCCGATCTGCGTCTGACCGAGAAAGGCCGTGAGCTGGGCTTGATCGATGACGACCGCTGGGCCGCGTTCTGCGCCAAGCGCGACGGTATCGAACGTGAGGAGCAGCGGCTGAAATCGACCTGGGTGCGCCCGAACACGCCCCAAGGCCAGGCCGTTGTGGATAAGTTCGGTACCCCCCTGAGCCATGAATACAGCCTGCTCAACCTGCTGGCGCGTCCAGAAATCGACTACGCCGGGTTGATCGAAGCGACAGGCGGTGAGGAAATCGATCCACAGGTAGCCGAGCAGGTCGAAATCAAGACCAAGTACGCCGGATACATCGACCGTCAACAGGATGAGATTGCTCGCCTGCGCGCCAGCGAAGACACCCGCCTGCCTGTGGATATCGACTACACCACGATTTCTGGCCTGTCCAAGGAAATCCAGGGCAAGCTCGGCCAGACCCGTCCCGAGACGCTGGGCCAGGCTTCGCGTATTCCTGGTGTGACACCGGCGGCCATTTCGCTGCTGCTGATTCATCTGAAAAAACGCGGCGCAGGCCGCGAATTGGAGCAAAGCGCTTGA
- the rsmG gene encoding 16S rRNA (guanine(527)-N(7))-methyltransferase RsmG — MSSQVTPQHAEELSTGARQLGIELSAQQHEMLLGYLALLIKWNKAYNLTAVRDPDEMVSRHLLDSLSVMSFIHSERDNWLDVGSGGGMPGIPLAILHPHKQVTVLDSNGKKTRFLTQVKLELKLDNLQVIHSRVEEFKPAQPFSGIISRAFSSMENFTNWTRHLGDTGTQWLAMKGLHPADELVALPADFTVESEQALTVPGCQGQRHLLILRRKA, encoded by the coding sequence TTGAGTTCCCAGGTCACCCCGCAACACGCCGAAGAATTATCCACAGGCGCGCGCCAGCTCGGCATCGAGCTGAGCGCGCAGCAGCACGAAATGCTGCTGGGCTACCTGGCCCTGTTGATCAAATGGAACAAGGCCTACAACCTCACTGCCGTGCGCGATCCGGACGAGATGGTTTCCCGGCATCTGCTCGACAGCCTCAGTGTCATGTCGTTTATCCACAGCGAGCGCGATAACTGGCTGGATGTCGGCAGTGGGGGTGGCATGCCGGGTATTCCCTTGGCTATCCTGCACCCACACAAGCAAGTGACGGTTCTGGACAGCAATGGCAAGAAGACCCGCTTCCTGACCCAGGTGAAACTGGAGCTCAAGCTGGACAACCTGCAGGTTATCCACAGCCGGGTCGAGGAATTCAAACCGGCGCAACCGTTCAGCGGAATCATCTCGCGTGCCTTCAGCAGCATGGAGAACTTCACCAACTGGACCCGCCATCTGGGCGACACCGGGACGCAATGGCTTGCAATGAAGGGGCTGCATCCTGCCGATGAACTGGTAGCATTGCCCGCAGACTTCACAGTGGAAAGCGAGCAGGCCCTGACCGTTCCAGGTTGCCAGGGCCAGCGCCATCTGCTGATACTGCGCCGCAAGGCATGA
- a CDS encoding ParA family protein — translation MAKVFAIANQKGGVGKTTTCINLAASLAATKRRVLLIDLDPQGNATMGSGVDKHELEHSVYDLLIGECDLAQAMHYSEHGGFQLLPANRDLTAAEVVLLEMQVKESRLRNALAPIRENYDFILIDCPPSLSMLTLNALVASDGVIIPMQCEYYALEGLSDLVDNIKRIAARLNPELKIEGLLRTMFDPRLSLNNDVSAQLKEHFGEQLYDTVIPRNIRLAEAPSFGMPALAYDKQSRGALAYLALAGELVRRQRRPSRTAQTT, via the coding sequence ATGGCTAAGGTATTCGCAATCGCGAACCAGAAAGGTGGTGTGGGCAAGACCACCACCTGTATCAATCTCGCCGCTTCGCTGGCCGCGACCAAACGTCGTGTGCTGCTGATCGACCTCGATCCGCAAGGCAACGCCACCATGGGCAGCGGTGTCGACAAGCACGAGCTCGAGCACTCGGTATACGACTTGCTGATCGGGGAATGCGACCTGGCCCAGGCCATGCATTACTCCGAGCACGGTGGTTTCCAGCTGTTGCCGGCCAACCGTGACCTGACCGCCGCCGAAGTGGTGCTGCTGGAAATGCAGGTCAAGGAAAGCCGCCTTCGCAACGCCTTGGCGCCGATCCGCGAGAACTACGATTTCATTCTCATCGACTGTCCGCCATCGTTGTCGATGCTGACGCTCAACGCGTTGGTCGCCTCCGATGGGGTGATTATCCCGATGCAGTGCGAGTACTACGCACTGGAAGGTCTCAGCGACCTTGTGGATAACATCAAGCGCATCGCCGCCCGGTTGAATCCGGAGCTGAAAATCGAAGGCCTGTTGCGGACCATGTTCGACCCGCGCCTGAGCCTGAACAACGATGTTTCGGCCCAGCTCAAGGAACACTTCGGCGAGCAGCTGTACGACACGGTCATCCCGCGCAACATTCGCCTGGCCGAGGCCCCGAGCTTCGGCATGCCGGCCCTGGCCTACGACAAGCAATCGCGTGGCGCGCTGGCTTATCTGGCCCTGGCTGGGGAACTGGTGCGCCGTCAGCGCCGTCCATCCCGCACTGCACAAACAACTTAA